The Dunckerocampus dactyliophorus isolate RoL2022-P2 chromosome 1, RoL_Ddac_1.1, whole genome shotgun sequence genome has a segment encoding these proteins:
- the ren gene encoding renin, translating to MPMLMGYWVCLLAMSLTVSKGHALRRITLKKMPSIRETLQDMGVSVEQVLTELAQMSSQDFSNGTAPTPLTNYLDTQYYGEISIGSPAQMFNVVFDTGSANLWVPSQSCSPFFTACFTHNRYDASLSHTYMENGTGFSIQYASGNVRGFLSEDVVVVGGIPVVQVFAEATALSAMPFIFAKFDGVLGMGYPNAAIDGITPVFDRIMSQHVLKEEVFSVYYSRDPQHSPGGELVLGGTDPNYYTGSFNYMETKEMGKWEVVMKGVSVGPEIIFCAEGCTAVIDTGSSYITGPASSVSLLMKIIGAQLDESGYKVNCDTVKTLPSIAFHLGGHQYFLTQEDYILWQSQIEGDVCIVTFRGLDVPPPTGPIWILGANFIARYYTEFDRHNNRIGFAVAV from the exons ATGCCAATGTTAATGGGTTACTGGGTGTGTTTGCTTGCGATGTCACTGACAGTGAGCAAAGGCCATGCTTTGAGGAG AATAACCCTGAAGAAGATGCCGTCTATCAGGGAGACACTGCAGGATATGGGAGTTTCAGTGGAGCAGGTGTTGACTGAGCTAGCCCAGATGAGCTCACAAGACTTCAGCAACGGAACTGCTCCCACACCTCTGACCAACTATTTGGAT ACCCAGTACTATGGGGAAATCAGTATTGGCTCCCCGGCTCAGATGTTCAACGTAGTATTCGACACGGGGTCAGCTAACCTGTGGGTGCCCTCGCAAAGCTGTTCCCCTTTCTTCACGGCCTGCT TTACTCACAATAGGTACGATGCCTCCCTATCACACACCTACATGGAAAACGGAACAGGATTTTCCATCCAGTACGCTTCAGGAAACGTCAGGGGATTCCTTAGCGAGGATGTGGTTGTG GTCGGTGGCATCCCTGTTGTCCAGGTGTTTGCTGAAGCGACCGCCCTGTCTGCCATGCCCTTCATCTTTGCCAAGTTTGACGGCGTCCTGGGAATGGGTTACCCAAACGCGGCCATCGACGGTATCACTCCAGTGTTTGACCGCATCATGTCTCAACATGTCCTCAAGGAGGAGGTGTTCTCTGTCTATTACAGCAG GGACCCCCAACATTCCCCAGGTGGAGAGCTGGTTCTTGGTGGCACGGACCCAAACTACTACACTGGGAGCTTTAATTACATGGAGACCAAAGAGATGGGCAAATGGGAGGTTGTGATGAAAGG TGTTTCTGTGGGGCCAGAAATTATATTTTGCGCAGAGGGCTGCACAGCTGTGATAGACACAGGCTCCTCCTACATCACCGGTCCGGCCTCTTCTGTCTCTCTGTTGATGAAAATTATTGGAGCACAGCTGGATGAAAGCGGG TACAAAGTGAACTGTGACACAGTGAAGACATTGCCAAGTATCGCTTTCCATCTGGGTGGCCACCAGTACTTCCTCACACAGGAGGATTACATTTTATGG CAATCACAGATCGAGGGGGATGTCTGCATTGTCACCTTCAGGGGCTTGGATGTACCACCCCCTACAGGTCCCATTTGGATTTTGGGAGCCAACTTCATTGCTCGCTACTACACAGAATTTGACCGTCACAATAATCGGATAGGCTTTGCAGTAGCAGTCTGA